A region of Piscinibacter gummiphilus DNA encodes the following proteins:
- a CDS encoding sensor domain-containing diguanylate cyclase codes for MLWSLLPMVANAANPTAVSILQPSCWAVGSLSEALEGVARSEVRWRCGDRDYTLDGERVLLRFDIDPAQALPRHLLSRRSALQAVHLLAIDADGGLRRASFAPGQLQNALAGGYFELPLSDVTRQTRQLIVAFDRPTHRMVLEQAHLASIDSAPTTRHLLLLAGLCGMLLMPLVFNIAFYRVLREPFVLWHGALAVSLLSSSLVSSELAPVLLDLPAMTLSWMTTLVFGMTIASGVMFTASFVEPEHMNPRLRRALPYCAVAALALSAFHAAFPYVARPVQSMFYTAAFGPILLVVLCALVDALRRGSRAARFQAVGWTPLLLVGLVRLVTGVVPGLTSNDAETLFHIGCVFEVLSTAMGVADRLMTLKHQRDQAQTEAAVLERLSAHDALTGLLNRRAIETRFEEFRANGYDTLAVLDLDHFKSVNDQFGHGVGDAVLKATAAALQPDAQVQAFRLGGEEFVLLLRGDDGAAQAERRRQAIPSRVAAAVPELARPVTASMGVIRLAPAAHLDTHFQPCFDRADKLLYVAKGDGRNRSAFAPEHAFELTT; via the coding sequence ATGCTGTGGTCGCTGCTGCCGATGGTGGCGAATGCAGCGAACCCGACGGCCGTGTCGATCCTCCAGCCTTCGTGCTGGGCCGTCGGCTCCCTGTCCGAGGCGCTCGAGGGTGTCGCCCGGTCCGAGGTGCGCTGGCGGTGCGGGGACCGGGACTACACCCTCGACGGCGAGCGGGTGCTGCTGCGCTTCGACATCGACCCCGCACAGGCGCTTCCCCGCCACCTGCTGTCGCGGCGCAGTGCCCTGCAGGCGGTGCACCTGCTGGCGATCGACGCCGATGGCGGCCTGCGCCGGGCATCGTTCGCTCCCGGTCAACTGCAGAACGCCCTGGCCGGCGGCTACTTCGAGTTGCCCTTGAGCGACGTCACCCGCCAGACGCGCCAGCTGATCGTCGCGTTCGACCGGCCCACGCACCGGATGGTGCTGGAGCAGGCGCACCTGGCCAGCATCGACAGCGCGCCAACGACACGCCACCTGCTGTTGCTGGCCGGGCTGTGCGGCATGCTGCTCATGCCGCTGGTCTTCAACATCGCGTTCTACCGGGTCCTGCGCGAACCCTTCGTGCTCTGGCATGGCGCGCTCGCCGTGTCGCTGTTGTCGAGCAGCCTGGTCTCGTCCGAACTGGCGCCGGTGCTGCTCGACCTGCCGGCCATGACACTGAGCTGGATGACGACGCTGGTCTTCGGCATGACGATCGCCTCCGGCGTGATGTTCACCGCCAGCTTCGTCGAGCCCGAGCACATGAACCCGCGCCTTCGCCGCGCGCTGCCGTACTGTGCGGTCGCCGCGCTGGCGCTGAGTGCGTTCCATGCCGCCTTCCCCTACGTCGCGCGGCCCGTGCAGTCCATGTTCTACACGGCCGCCTTCGGGCCGATCCTCCTCGTCGTGCTCTGTGCGCTCGTCGACGCGCTGCGGCGCGGCAGCCGTGCCGCCCGCTTCCAGGCCGTCGGGTGGACACCGCTGCTGCTGGTCGGCCTGGTGCGCCTGGTGACGGGCGTCGTGCCGGGCCTGACGAGCAACGATGCGGAGACCCTGTTCCACATCGGGTGCGTCTTCGAGGTGCTGTCGACGGCCATGGGCGTGGCCGACCGCCTCATGACCCTGAAGCACCAGCGCGACCAGGCCCAGACCGAGGCCGCGGTGCTGGAGCGCCTGTCGGCGCACGACGCCTTGACAGGACTGCTCAACCGGCGCGCCATCGAGACGCGCTTCGAGGAGTTCCGCGCCAACGGCTACGACACGCTGGCCGTGCTCGACCTCGACCATTTCAAATCGGTCAACGACCAGTTCGGGCATGGGGTCGGCGACGCGGTGCTCAAGGCCACGGCCGCGGCGCTGCAGCCCGATGCCCAGGTCCAGGCCTTCCGGCTGGGCGGCGAGGAGTTCGTGCTGCTGCTGCGCGGGGACGACGGTGCCGCGCAAGCCGAGCGCCGGCGCCAGGCGATTCCGTCGCGCGTGGCCGCGGCGGTCCCCGAGCTGGCGCGGCCGGTGACCGCCAGCATGGGCGTGATCCGCCTCGCGCCTGCGGCCCACCTCGACACGCACTTCCAGCCTTGCTTCGACCGGGCAGACAAGCTGCTGTACGTGGCCAAGGGCGACGGCCGCAACCGGAGTGCCTTTGCACCGGAGCACGCGTTCGAGCTCACGACCTGA
- a CDS encoding DUF2185 domain-containing protein, whose protein sequence is MPSRSSERRTCGTSDAGRAGGSIDRLRGARVRSPVPGPDAPSKARSMTSLTCVATEVITTHQKPVGYAYRTAPATPTDSGWRFLSGSESEKYMNQPRHYITCALDDFAREHPDVAPLLAHPAGSAFERADGRGAFEAVPLE, encoded by the coding sequence ATGCCCTCGCGAAGCTCGGAAAGGCGCACGTGCGGCACGTCGGACGCCGGCCGCGCAGGCGGGTCCATCGACCGCCTGCGCGGCGCTCGGGTACGCTCACCCGTTCCGGGCCCCGATGCCCCTTCGAAAGCGCGCTCCATGACCTCCCTCACCTGCGTGGCCACCGAGGTGATCACCACCCACCAGAAGCCGGTGGGCTATGCCTATCGCACCGCCCCCGCCACCCCCACCGACAGCGGCTGGCGGTTCCTCAGCGGCAGCGAAAGCGAGAAGTACATGAACCAGCCCAGGCACTACATCACCTGCGCGCTGGACGACTTCGCCCGCGAACATCCCGACGTTGCGCCCTTGCTGGCCCATCCGGCGGGGTCGGCGTTCGAACGTGCCGACGGGCGCGGGGCCTTCGAGGCCGTGCCGCTGGAGTGA